In Pseudobdellovibrionaceae bacterium, the following proteins share a genomic window:
- a CDS encoding type II toxin-antitoxin system death-on-curing family toxin, whose product MKTTLYPTLEEALELHHHLLQRFGGKGGVRDLGLLQSALGRPQTGYYQSLSLQAAALMQSLAQNHSFVDGNKRVSFALTAIFLRMNGYRLVVEPDNGEEFLIEQVIRGKVDIETIARWIEAHIRPVKG is encoded by the coding sequence ATGAAGACCACCCTATATCCAACTTTAGAAGAGGCATTAGAACTTCATCACCATTTGTTGCAAAGATTTGGCGGAAAGGGTGGGGTTCGTGACCTGGGGCTTTTACAGAGTGCACTTGGGCGGCCACAGACCGGGTACTATCAGTCGCTTTCTCTGCAGGCGGCGGCCCTGATGCAGAGCTTGGCGCAAAACCACTCATTTGTTGATGGCAATAAGCGTGTTTCCTTTGCTCTGACAGCAATCTTTTTAAGAATGAATGGCTATCGATTGGTGGTTGAGCCTGACAATGGCGAGGAATTCTTGATTGAACAGGTGATTAGAGGCAAGGTCGATATCGAAACCATCGCCAGATGGATTGAGGCGCACATCCGACCCGTGAAAGGGTGA
- a CDS encoding host attachment protein, translated as MLEKLTWVVVADESQAKVFSYLHLHKGLDFKTCLAFPEGQDKIHEFTTERPTRKNYTQTHKHTSAGEVDVEHQLSQQFAKEVAEYLDQARTAKKFEELVIIAPPKFLGDLRAKLSTGTAKVVKATINKELTHAPTEEVMKQVEAL; from the coding sequence ATGCTGGAGAAGTTAACTTGGGTGGTCGTAGCTGATGAGAGCCAAGCCAAAGTGTTTTCATATCTGCATCTTCATAAGGGCTTAGACTTTAAAACTTGCCTGGCCTTCCCAGAGGGGCAGGACAAGATCCATGAATTCACCACTGAAAGACCGACCCGCAAGAACTACACCCAGACGCACAAGCACACATCGGCCGGAGAGGTGGACGTGGAGCACCAGCTGTCTCAGCAGTTTGCCAAAGAGGTTGCTGAGTATTTGGATCAGGCGAGAACGGCCAAGAAGTTTGAAGAGCTAGTGATCATTGCGCCTCCTAAGTTCTTGGGCGATCTGCGCGCCAAACTCTCGACAGGGACGGCTAAAGTGGTCAAAGCCACCATCAATAAAGAGCTGACCCATGCGCCGACTGAAGAGGTCATGAAGCAGGTAGAAGCTCTTTAA